CTTCGCTGGTGCTGGCAGTCAATCCGGCTTGTTTTAATAATTGCACCAGGGGAATTTCTCCATCCGTGGTTGGGATGATTTTTTCCGGTATTTCGTCGGGCAACGCGCCGTGTCGAAAGCGTGCTTCAAAATCGGCCAGTGCTTCTTCGGCAGCTTGCTGGCTATGAAAGCGTGCGACGATTTCCTGTGCGAGCTTGACCTTGATGTCGCGGGGATTGCGGCCATTTTCGACTTCTTCGCGCCATGTCCGGATAGTTTGCAGCGATTCAAAAGAAAGCAGCTCCAGATAGCGCCACATCAATTGATCCGATACCGACATCAGCTTACCGAAGATTTCTTTCGGACTCTCTGTGATACCGACATAATTATTCAGCGACTTGGACATTTTATTGACGCCATCGAGTCCTTCCAGCAGCGGCATCATGAGAATACATTGCTGTGGCTGGCCGAAATGCCTTTGTAATTCCCGCCCCATCAGCAGGTTGAATTTTTGATCGGTGCCGCCTAACTCCAGATCCGCTTTCAGTGCGACGGAATCGTATCCTTGTATCAAAGGGTAGAGAAATTCATGAATGGCGATGGGCTGGTTGTTGCGGTAGCGTTTATCGAAATCATCCCGTTCCAGCATGCGTGCGACGGTATGCGTTGCGGCGAGTTTGATCAGATCGGCGGCGTTCAGCTTATCCATCCAGGTGGAGTTGAAAACGACCTCGGTTTGTTCCTGTTTCAATATTTTGAAAACCTGTGTGGTATAGGACTGTGCATTTTCCGCGACTTGTTCCCGTGTCAGCGGCGGGCGGGTGCTGTTCTTTCCGCTGGGATCGCCGATCATGCCGGTGAAATCGCCGATCAGGAACAGAATATGATGTCCCATATCCTGTAACTGACGCAATTTATTCAGTAAAACCGTGTGTCCGAGGTGCAAATCCGGGGCTGTCGGGTCGAATCCTGCTTTAACCCGGAGCGGATTTCCGGAAATAAGCTTACTTTCCAGCTCTGTTTCCACTAATAGTTCGTGACTGCCGCGTTTTATAATTTCAAGATCAGATAATATTGATTTTTTCACGATATTGCTAAATTTATGATTTTTATTAAAATTTCTGTAATTAGAAAGAGTTTATTAGTACAATATTAGTTGTTTTCTAGTACAAATTAACTATTTTCGTGTTAGACTCGCGCCTGTTTGCAAAAATGATACAAATGACTGGAGGTACTTCATAGATGCTATATACGCCTATTAGCAATAAACAAGGGATTCTAGCTCAAAAATCATCAAAACTAACAAAAAAATCAATTCGCTGGCTGGTAGCTTTATCCAGCATACCATTGTTCGGTATAGTCACTGCATTCGGTATTGCACCTAATTCCCCCTCATTTGAAGAGATTCAAGTCGAAGAAGTCGTTCTGGATATATCCATTCCAGAGGCTATTGCTGAGACTCAAGCGAATCAAACCTTCTGGCGCCAGGAAAATATCCGCCGGGGTGATACGATTGCAGCGATATTGAACCGCTTGGACGTGAGTAATCAGGATTCAACGGATTTTCTGCAGGCTGCGCGTGGAAGCCGCGCGATGCGTCAATTGAAACCGGGACAAACCGTTTATGCGCAAACGACGGCAGACGGCGAGTTGTTAACGTTGCGCTATTTCTTCGGTAACGAAGAGCTGTTTTTGATGGAAAAAACAGATGATGCATTCAAAATGACCGAACAATCGGTCGAGCTGGATACGCGGGTTCATATGAAGTCCGGCGAAATTAACAGCTCACTGTTTGCGGCAACCGATAATGCAGGCATACCCAATAACATCGCGATGCAATTGACTGAAATTTTTGCATCGGAAATCGATTTTTACCGTGATTTACGCCAAGGCGACCGTTTTACCGTCGTCTATGAAACATTCGCCAATGACAATGGCAAGCGCGCCAAAACCGGCCGTGTTTTAGCGGCTGAGTTTGTCAATAAAGGCAAATCGCATCAAGCGATATACTTTAAAGCATCCAATGGCGCGGACGGATATTACACTCCGGCAGGGGAAAGTTTACGTAAAGCATTCCTGCTTTCGCCGCTTACTTTTTCGCGCGTCAGTTCCGGTTTTACCAATGCGCGTTTTCATCCCATTCTGAAAGAATGGCGCGCCCATAGAGGCATAGATTATGCCGCGCCGACCGGTACGCCGGTTAAAGCGACAGCCAGCGGGATCGTGGCGTTTTCTGGTTCGCAAAAAGGATACGGCAATTTGGTTGTGCTGAAACATAACGGTAAATACGAAACCGCGTATGGCCATTTATCACGATTTGCCAGTGGGATGAGTAAAGGTAAGCGTATCAGCCAGGGAGACGTGATCGGTTACGTCGGTTCGACCGGCATGGCGACCGGCCCGCACTTGCACTACGAATTGCGCATCGACGGTGTGCAGCGCGATCCAACCAACGTGGTGCTGCCATCGGCCCCGCCGATTGCAAAACGGGATTTGAATACTTTCCAGAAGGAAACCCATGCGCTGGTTGCACGTTTGAACATCATGCGTAATATTCATCTCGCTGTATTGGAATAATTCTGGCTGGTCATCACGGACGGCGGTTTTGACGTAACACCGCCGTCATCAACTCTGCTTTAAGCATCGAAAAATCGTTGGAATCCGCTTATTACTATATCGGCATCATGTCTGGCACCAGTCTGGACGGTGTGGATGCCGTTCTGGTGGATTTCAGCGCGGCAGCGCCCGTGCTGCGGCAAACTTTCTTTTGTCCGTACGGTGGCGAATTGCGCGAGCAGCTATTGGCGCTGCATCAACCCGGTCATGACGAACTGAATCGCGCGGCTATTCTCAGTAACCAACTGTCTTCCCTGTATGCACAAGCCACTGCGGGAGTATTGGAAAATACCGGTATCGCAGCGCGGCAAATTACAGCTATCGGATGCCATGGCCAAACGATCCGGCATTGTCCCGAAGCCGGTAAAAATTACACCATCCAACTGATCAACGCCGCTTTGCTGGCGGAACTCACACAAATTACCGTTGTTGCGGATTTCAGAAGCCGCGATATTGCAGCGGGCGGGC
The DNA window shown above is from Nitrosomonas sp. Is35 and carries:
- the tyrS gene encoding tyrosine--tRNA ligase produces the protein MKKSILSDLEIIKRGSHELLVETELESKLISGNPLRVKAGFDPTAPDLHLGHTVLLNKLRQLQDMGHHILFLIGDFTGMIGDPSGKNSTRPPLTREQVAENAQSYTTQVFKILKQEQTEVVFNSTWMDKLNAADLIKLAATHTVARMLERDDFDKRYRNNQPIAIHEFLYPLIQGYDSVALKADLELGGTDQKFNLLMGRELQRHFGQPQQCILMMPLLEGLDGVNKMSKSLNNYVGITESPKEIFGKLMSVSDQLMWRYLELLSFESLQTIRTWREEVENGRNPRDIKVKLAQEIVARFHSQQAAEEALADFEARFRHGALPDEIPEKIIPTTDGEIPLVQLLKQAGLTASTSEALRMIEQGAVKLDGEKVEDKSTKIKRGESVVIQVGKRKFAKAIIQ
- a CDS encoding M23 family metallopeptidase, with protein sequence MFGIVTAFGIAPNSPSFEEIQVEEVVLDISIPEAIAETQANQTFWRQENIRRGDTIAAILNRLDVSNQDSTDFLQAARGSRAMRQLKPGQTVYAQTTADGELLTLRYFFGNEELFLMEKTDDAFKMTEQSVELDTRVHMKSGEINSSLFAATDNAGIPNNIAMQLTEIFASEIDFYRDLRQGDRFTVVYETFANDNGKRAKTGRVLAAEFVNKGKSHQAIYFKASNGADGYYTPAGESLRKAFLLSPLTFSRVSSGFTNARFHPILKEWRAHRGIDYAAPTGTPVKATASGIVAFSGSQKGYGNLVVLKHNGKYETAYGHLSRFASGMSKGKRISQGDVIGYVGSTGMATGPHLHYELRIDGVQRDPTNVVLPSAPPIAKRDLNTFQKETHALVARLNIMRNIHLAVLE